The Candidatus Neomarinimicrobiota bacterium region CCAAAATGATTAAATCCTTGAAACAGCTGTCCGACAGAAGCTTCCTGACACCGTGCAAGGGACAATGAAAAAATCGACACCCCCAGGCTGAATGGTCCGGCAAGCAATAACCACAGGAGTGAACCGGATTCGTGAGTTTTGTTTAATGCACTGATAATGACGATATAAATGAAAAAAACACCTACAGCAAGACCCCAGTGCCCGGACAGAATATCCCGGGTTTCACGGATTAACAAACTGTTTTCTTTTACCATATCTGAATCCCCTATAGATAATTTATTACTTTGTGTAATCTACTGTCTCATTATTCCGGTCACATCAAGAAGGTAATCTTTGACTATTCGGCAGAATTTTATAAACGACGACAACCGGCAGATGATCGGAGGCTGAAGATTTAAGAAGTATGCTTTTCACCGGTTTCAGACGGAAATGACTATCGGGATAAAGACGGTAGAAAATATAATCGATACGTTTTTCCGGCGCTTGTGACGGATAGGTCAATCCCGGATCTTTGCCTGTTTCGTGCCAGCTATCCCGAAAGCATTGAGTGATAGTCCGGATTGCAGGGCTCTCCGGAACATCATTGAAATCCCCGGCAATCACCAGAGGCAATGTAACTAAACCGGCTTTTTGGAGGATGGTTGTTGCACTTTGCCGTCGTTCCGTATCATCCTGCCTGTGATCCAGATGGGTATTCCAAAAAGCTATAGATCCCCCTTTATAACGAATCACTGTTTGTAACAACCCCC contains the following coding sequences:
- a CDS encoding endonuclease/exonuclease/phosphatase family protein, which translates into the protein MKRTILLFTISLLLFSCIRFGKRVVESPEYLTVMTYNIHHGVGADGVFDLDRIADLIRESGVDLVALQEVDVKTERVHGLHTMQYLAEKLDMEWVFGQNLSFQGGGYGNGILSGYPIESWTNDHFSPFNEGEQRGLLQTVIRYKGGSIAFWNTHLDHRQDDTERRQSATTILQKAGLVTLPLVIAGDFNDVPESPAIRTITQCFRDSWHETGKDPGLTYPSQAPEKRIDYIFYRLYPDSHFRLKPVKSILLKSSASDHLPVVVVYKILPNSQRLPS